The Halobacteriovoraceae bacterium genomic interval TCTTAAAGAGGCCAATAGACTTCAGTCTGTTATAGGTAGTCGGGCCATATCCCTGCTTGCTCCCACAAATCAGGCATTCAAAGAACTTTCCACTGAACAAATCAATGAACTAATAAATAACAAAGATGAATTGATTGCTTTTGTTGACTACCATATTATTGAGCATTCTCTCAGCTTTAATAGACTAAAAAATTCTAAGGCACTAAAATCAAAAAGTAATAAATTAATCAAAGTTTCAAACAAGAATTCTGATATTCTCATAAACGATTCTTTTGTTTTAAGTGTTGATGTTCAAAGAAAGGGCCCTACCGTTGTGGCCATCGACAAAATTTTAAATTATCAAAATCAAGTTAGCTATAATCCACAAACAGAACCGAATATTGATCTCAACAAATATTTAGGCACTTGTTTGAAATCGCCAATTGATCAATTTTTCGTGAAGGTTGCGTTTCTTCAAAAGTAGTTTATAAAAAGTTTGGAAGCTGAATCAGTGTATCAAATTACGTTTGAATGAAGATGGTGATCTCAATGTGCCAATGGATTAGCAAAAGTTAAAAGTTGGAGGATAATTCAAAAACTTAAAGAAGCTGAAATTATTTTTAAAGCAGCTCTGATTTTCATGGAGATTATCTGATATTAAAATAGATAGGATATCAAAATGTTCTGATTGGCGAATATTCAAGAAAGTATTTAAGGGTTCTTCGATCTCCTATGGTAATAAAAGAAATTCGAAGAGTATCTTGAATACTCCTTGGATATGAGAGGTAGAGAATTTCCAAAATATCTGACCGCCAAAAAAGAATAATATCTTTTTAATCATAGTTTGAAATTTCTTTTTCTAGTCAACCATCAAGTGGTTTTTCACTGAAGTAAAGTGAGAAACAAAATTTGGGCTTTTGTCGAATAAAAACTTTTTCAAAATTCCAACTGATATCAGTATTTTTGATTTAGTGTTTTAAGGAATTTGAATATTTCTAATTTTTCTTTTTCCCTGATCACTCTCATTTTTTCTGTAATAGGAATTCAACTCCATACTTTAACCTGCAAAATTTTGCCACACCTTCATATTAGTTTCTGGCGTTTGCCCACCAAAACTGGTCTGGAAGGAATACCTAAGGATCATTAAAACCTTTGTTTCAGTAGTTTTGAATATAATTTTCTAGACTTTCATCTTGAACTGATGGAGATAACTCACATTTGCGGCAATATTTGTAATTAAGACTACGCTAAAAAGATTGAGGAGAGCTTTTTCCTATTATGGTCTAAAGCTCAAATGAATAAATTCGGGATTGGTTTCCTGAGTAAAGATGACTTGAAAAAGATTTATAAATGATGAGAAATATTTCATTTCATACAACTGTCCTAAATGATTTACGAGAAAAAGTGTATCAAACTTTAATTCTAATGAATAATCTTAATAAAGTGTTGCTAAGTGAAAGTTGCATTAAAATTATATGTCATTATCTAAACCCCTCTATGAGCACCAGTAGCAGTTGATGAATAAAGAAGTGATCAAAGTGAATATTCCATAAGATTTGGTAGTAGATTGATTGATGTAAAAAATTCCTCTTGCCCCATATCCTTGTGTGTTGCTCAAGAAAAGCATACCAGTATATGGCAGACGTGTAGGTTCCGTTCTTCATGTATTATATTCAACATCATTCGCATGAGGAAAATGAAGCAGTTGTTATTGTTCAACTATTGGTGTACAAGTCGGGAAATGGGGTTGAGCTGTGCCACCTTTTGCATAGTCAACCCATTCGTTGACATTCCCACCTAAATCCCAAATTTCAGAACCATTACTAAGAACATGTTTCGCATCACTTGAGCGAGAAGTACCATAGACATTTATTCCCTCGTTACTCCTGGTACTTGTTCCAGAAACATATAAAATTCCTCGTTGAGGTAGCCGTCAATTCCAACTGATCCACTTTGTCCAATTAGCATCAACATTTTCAATGTTTCGCAATGTCATCCATTCTGCATTCGATATCAGGTCGTATTTATCAGTGACCTATTGAGAGAATTTCTGAACTTAAGCAACTCACTTTTAGCATTTATTACATGTGATACCGGCCCATGGGGCTGAGTCTTGCCTCGCGATATGGGATTATTTGACCCATCATTTTTGCTTCATATGCCATGACACAGAAATCAGAACTTGTACCCACTGTAGGTTCGCCGGGACTGCAACATAGCCTGTTGGACAAGAGTGCCAAAACCTCAAGTAATCTACTTTGTTTAGAGAAGCTGACCACCTCCTGCTCGGATTATTAGTACTTGGTTGTATAAATTGAATAAGTACCAGTAGAGACGAGAGAAGCTTGCACATCTACGTATGTGTCACTTGCTGTTGCAGACCCAATAAGCTGTGTACAAGAATTATCTTTGTATAATTTGATCGACTCCGTTATTAATATTTGAAACCCTAATAGTTGGAGAAGTGGGTCAGTTCCAGAGCTGGACGATGGTGATTGCATCGCTATTGTTGTTGAAGGTGAATCTGTGATGAATTTGTAGTAAGAGTTTGGTCATTTGTATTTCCATCAAAATCTCCATCATTGTTCATGTGACTCTCACCCTATAGGTGTATGAGGTTTTGCACTTAGTGATGAAACATCAAGATATGTTGTAGGTGCATTAACAGCTGCGATTAAACTCTCGTTGTCCCTCCAGACACGAAAAACATGGTAAATTGCTGCTCCAGAGAATGTTCAATTGATTCTCGGCTGAGCGGTCTGTAACTAATGAATAAGAAGATATTCCTGAAAAAGTAAGTTGCATCACTACCACTG includes:
- a CDS encoding fasciclin domain-containing protein: MQRLVFTFFILSFSVFANELDAPSFTMFKQLLKEANRLQSVIGSRAISLLAPTNQAFKELSTEQINELINNKDELIAFVDYHIIEHSLSFNRLKNSKALKSKSNKLIKVSNKNSDILINDSFVLSVDVQRKGPTVVAIDKILNYQNQVSYNPQTEPNIDLNKYLGTCLKSPIDQFFVKVAFLQK